Genomic DNA from Alphaproteobacteria bacterium:
TGCCCGCACGCGCATAATCGCCGGATTTATACAAAGCCAGGGCCCAGAAATGCGGCGGCGTCCATAAAAAAACCAAAAGAAACATGGAAAGCGGCGCCGCATCAATCGTGCCCGTCGCGGCTGCCCAGCCAATCAGCGGCGGAAAGGCGCCAGCCGCGCCGCCAATCACGATATTTTGCGGCGTGCGGCGTTTCAACCAGATCGTATAAACAAATACATAAAATAAAATGGAGATCGCAAGAATTACGGCCGATAAAATATTGACGGCAAGACCTTGCAATAATACCGATGCCGCCGCCAGCGTAACGCCAAATGCCAAGGCGGATTCCGGCGCAATACGTCCAGACGGGATGGGGCGATTGCGGGTGCGCGACATTAACGCATCGACATCGCGTTCATACCACATATTAATGCACCCAGCCGCGCCCGCGCCAATGGCGATACAAAGAATCGTGGTGAAAGCCAAGACCGGATGCAAAGATACAGGCGCCGCCATCATTCCAGCCAGACCGATAAACACCACCAATGACATCACGCGCGGCTTTAGCAGCGCGAAATAGTCATTGGCATCGCTTTGATCGGCAAAATATGCGGAAGTTACTGTTGTCATCGAGGATCTTAGTGCCCTCCGCCTACGCCCACAAAGTTTGGCAACTCATCATAGGTATGGAATGGTGGTGGGGAAGATACGGTCCATTCCAACGTGGTTGCGCCTTCGCCCCAATAATTGGCGCCGACTTTTTTGCCGGCCAATAATGTATGGAACACGATGAAAATGAACAACACCGTCGCACCGGCCGAGAGATAAGACCCCATCGACGAGATATGATTCCAATACGCAAAAGCATCCGGGTAATCCGGAATACGGCGCGGCATGCCGGCAAGCCCGGCGAAGTGCATTGGGAAGAACGTTAAGTTCACACCGATAAAAGTGATCCAGAAATGCAGTTTGCCTAAAAATTCATTGTACTGGCGGCCGGACATTTTTCCGATCCAATAATAGAACGCGGCGAACATGATAAATACCGCGCCCAGCGACAATACATAATGGAAATGCGCTACCACATAATAAGTGTCATGCATGGCGGTATCGATACCCGCATTGGCCAAAACCACGCCGGTTACGCCGCCAACGGTGAACAAGAAAATAAATCCGATCGCCCACAACATCGGCGTTTTAAATTCGATCGAACCGCCCCACATGGTTGCAATCCAACTGAAAATCTTAATGCCGGTTGGAACCGCGATAATCAACGTCGCGATAGTAAAATAGGCGCGTGTATCCACCGCAATACCGGTAGTATACATATGGTGAGCCCAAACGATAAAACCCACAACGCCGATCGACACCATCGCATAGGCCATGCCCAAATAGCCGAAAATCGGCTTTTTTGAGAAAGTCGAGATAATGTGGCTGACAATGCCGAAGGCGGGCAAAATCATAATATAAACTTCGGGATGGCCGAAGAACCAGAATAAGTGCTGGAATAAAACCGGATCGCCGCCGCCAGCCGGATCAAAAAATGTGGCGCCGAAATTGCGGTCAACCAACAACATGGTAATCGCGCCGCCCAATACCGGCAACGATAACAGCAACAAGAAAGCCGTAATTAAAATCGCCCAGGCGAATAATGGCATTTTATGCAAGGTCATGCCCGGCGCGCGCATGTTCAAAATCGTGGTGATAAAATTAATCGCGCCTAAAATCGAGGATGCGCCAGCAAGATGCAGCGAGAAAATCGCCATATCCACCGATGCCCCCGGATGGCCTAATTTGCTTGATAACGGCGGATATACGGTCCAGCCGGTGCCTGCGCCGGCGCCAACAAACATCGATCCCGCCAACAATAAAAATGCCGGCACAATCAGCCAAAAACTGATATTATTCATGCGTGGAAATGCCATATCCGGCGCGCCGATCATCATAGGCACGAACCAATTGCCGAAACCGCCAATCAGGGCCGGCATAACCACAAAGAACACCATGATCAAACCGTGGGCCGTGATCCACACGTTCCACATATCTATGTTGTCAACCGATAGATATTGCAGACCCGGTTCCGCCAATTCCATACGCATCAGAACGGAAATCGCGCCGCCGATCAAACCGGCGATAATGGAGAATATGATGTAAAGCGTTCCAATATCCTTGTGATTGGTGGAACAGAACCAGCGTTTAAAAAATCCTGGTGCATGATCGTGATGATCGCCGTGATGTGCAGTATGAGCCATTATAAAATTCCTCCAAAAATATTCTGTAACTTAAACTAGATTTAGTGTGCGGCTGGCGCGGCGGATTGCTTGGTTTCAGCTTCTGGCGTGCCTTCGGCAACTGGGAATTTTGCCTTGGCTTCTTTGACCCAGGCTTCAAATTCCGCCTTTGGAACCGCTTTTAATGCAATCGGCATGAAACCGTGATTGGTGCCGCATAATTCCGAACATTGGCCATAATACATTCCTGGTTTTTCGATACGCAGCCAGGTTTCATTGATCTTTCCCGGCACCGCGTCTTTTTTCACGCCCAGGGACGGCATTGCCCACGCATGCAACACATCCGCGCCAGTGACTAAAATACGAATATTCGTTTCGGTTGGCAGAACCACCAGATTATCGGTGCCCAATAAACGCGGGTGGCCGGCGGCTTTCGCTTCTTCATCTTTTAAAATATAGGCATCGAACGTAAAGTTGCCGTTGTCCGGATATTCATATGTCCAAAACCACTGCTTGCCAATTGCTTTTAAAGTCATTTCCGCATTCACGGCTTTGTCCGAGAAATACAACAAACGCATCGACGGCACGATAATAATCAATAAAATCAAAACTGGGATTAAGGTCCAAACAACTTCCAACATGGTGTTATGGGTTGTCTTGCTTGGAACCGGATTGCGGCGCGCATTGTACCGCACCATAACCCATAACAATAACGCCAACACAAATGTGGCAACAATAGTAATCAGAACCAAAAGAAAATCATGAAAACTGGTAATTTTTTCCATCACCGGCGAAGCGGCGGCTTGGAAGCTCAATTGTTTTTCATGCGGCGCGCCGACAATGTCCGCGGCGAATGCCAGTGCTGTTACGAAAAAAGAGAAAATAAAGGAACTAAAACCAATGATTACGCGTTGCATAAGGATATCCATTTGATTTTTATGATTGATTAATCCTCGATCTATAATGGAAAACCGGAAAAAAGTCACTTTGTTCCATGGAACAAAATCATGTTTTATGTAAATATGTGCAATTCCTTGAATTTAACTCTATTTTTCTCTTAATTCCTGACTATATTAATAAACAATCGGTATTTAAACGAAGGAATACGGCCCATGTCCCATCTTTTACAGTCAGATAAGATCTTTTTTGGAAAAAATTCGCAATTGGATCTACATGCCGTGCAAAAACTGGTCAGCGACAGTCTGGTCAAATCTGACGATGGGGAGATGTTTTTGGAATATTGCCTGTCGGAAAGCCTGTCTTGGGACGATGGCAAACTAAAATCTTCGACCTATGATATTTCACAAGGATATGGAATGCGTGCGGTTGCTGGCGAAGCGGTTGGATATGCCCATTCGACCAATTTTACCTTCGACGCCATGAAACGTTCCGCCGATGCCATTAAATCGGTTTACAAAAATTATTCGGGACAATTGGGCGAACCGCCCGTAGGCACCAATCTGCATTTATATACCGAGGATAATCCGTTAACCGACATGGGATTTGCCGAAAAAATCAATATTCTGCAACGCATCGATGAATATGCCAGAATTCAAGATCCACGCGTTAAACAAGTAATGGCAAGTCTTTATGCCGAATGGCAGGTAGTACAAATTATCCGTCCTGATGGCCGCCGTATCGCGGATGTCCGTCCCTTGGTTCGCGTCAGCGTCAGCGTAATCGTCGAACAAAATGGCCGCATGGAAACGGGATCTTATGGCATGGGTGGACGCAAATCCTATACCGAGTTCCTAACCGATCAGAACTGGAAAAATGCGGTCCATGATGCGTTGCGCCAGGCGGTGCAAAAATTGGATTCCGTTTCCGCCCCCGC
This window encodes:
- the coxB gene encoding cytochrome c oxidase subunit II, translating into MQRVIIGFSSFIFSFFVTALAFAADIVGAPHEKQLSFQAAASPVMEKITSFHDFLLVLITIVATFVLALLLWVMVRYNARRNPVPSKTTHNTMLEVVWTLIPVLILLIIIVPSMRLLYFSDKAVNAEMTLKAIGKQWFWTYEYPDNGNFTFDAYILKDEEAKAAGHPRLLGTDNLVVLPTETNIRILVTGADVLHAWAMPSLGVKKDAVPGKINETWLRIEKPGMYYGQCSELCGTNHGFMPIALKAVPKAEFEAWVKEAKAKFPVAEGTPEAETKQSAAPAAH
- the tldD gene encoding metalloprotease TldD, which gives rise to MSHLLQSDKIFFGKNSQLDLHAVQKLVSDSLVKSDDGEMFLEYCLSESLSWDDGKLKSSTYDISQGYGMRAVAGEAVGYAHSTNFTFDAMKRSADAIKSVYKNYSGQLGEPPVGTNLHLYTEDNPLTDMGFAEKINILQRIDEYARIQDPRVKQVMASLYAEWQVVQIIRPDGRRIADVRPLVRVSVSVIVEQNGRMETGSYGMGGRKSYTEFLTDQNWKNAVHDALRQAVQKLDSVSAPAGEMTVVLGAGWPGVLLHEAIGHGFEGDFNRKKTSVFTGMMGQRVASPGVTVVDDGTIPDKRGSITVDDEGTPSQRNVIVEDGKLVGFLQDRQNARLMGMKPTGNGRRQSYAHAPMPRMTNTYMLNGNHTREEIIKSVKRGLYATNFGGGQVDITSGQFVFSASEAFLIEDGKITAPVKGATLIGKGADALTKIKMVGNDTALDEGIGTCGKDGQSVPVGVGQPTLLLEGMTVGGTQV
- the ctaD gene encoding cytochrome c oxidase subunit I, translated to MMAHTAHHGDHHDHAPGFFKRWFCSTNHKDIGTLYIIFSIIAGLIGGAISVLMRMELAEPGLQYLSVDNIDMWNVWITAHGLIMVFFVVMPALIGGFGNWFVPMMIGAPDMAFPRMNNISFWLIVPAFLLLAGSMFVGAGAGTGWTVYPPLSSKLGHPGASVDMAIFSLHLAGASSILGAINFITTILNMRAPGMTLHKMPLFAWAILITAFLLLLSLPVLGGAITMLLVDRNFGATFFDPAGGGDPVLFQHLFWFFGHPEVYIMILPAFGIVSHIISTFSKKPIFGYLGMAYAMVSIGVVGFIVWAHHMYTTGIAVDTRAYFTIATLIIAVPTGIKIFSWIATMWGGSIEFKTPMLWAIGFIFLFTVGGVTGVVLANAGIDTAMHDTYYVVAHFHYVLSLGAVFIMFAAFYYWIGKMSGRQYNEFLGKLHFWITFIGVNLTFFPMHFAGLAGMPRRIPDYPDAFAYWNHISSMGSYLSAGATVLFIFIVFHTLLAGKKVGANYWGEGATTLEWTVSSPPPFHTYDELPNFVGVGGGH
- a CDS encoding protoheme IX farnesyltransferase, whose product is MTTVTSAYFADQSDANDYFALLKPRVMSLVVFIGLAGMMAAPVSLHPVLAFTTILCIAIGAGAAGCINMWYERDVDALMSRTRNRPIPSGRIAPESALAFGVTLAAASVLLQGLAVNILSAVILAISILFYVFVYTIWLKRRTPQNIVIGGAAGAFPPLIGWAAATGTIDAAPLSMFLLVFLWTPPHFWALALYKSGDYARAGIPMLPVVRGRQSTLNHILAYSLTLIPASLLPWYFGAAGLFYAATAGALSVLFVILAAQLWRSEKDIVEKRAKQLFGYSILYLFLVFAILMADAVR